Proteins encoded in a region of the Synechococcus sp. BIOS-U3-1 genome:
- a CDS encoding peroxiredoxin: MKRRDFLGFTVTGAAALFWKPSKARALGGKLPEIGEQAPNFALPGTLGGGASKDWSLDDWSGRWLVLYFYPRDFTSGCTIEAHGFQESLKDFNAHQCDIAAISADSVDDHESFCSSEGLDFTLLSDPEGKVSRQYGSWMAPYSLRHTFLIDSQGVLRARWTGVRPVGHAQDVLNTLMSEQSNSIA; the protein is encoded by the coding sequence CTGAAACGCCGAGACTTTCTGGGTTTCACAGTGACTGGGGCAGCAGCTCTGTTCTGGAAGCCGTCAAAAGCGAGAGCTCTCGGCGGAAAACTCCCTGAAATCGGAGAGCAAGCGCCCAATTTCGCCCTACCAGGAACTCTTGGAGGAGGCGCGTCAAAAGATTGGAGTCTTGACGACTGGTCTGGTCGTTGGTTAGTGCTTTATTTTTATCCGAGGGATTTCACGTCCGGTTGCACGATTGAAGCTCACGGCTTCCAGGAATCGCTCAAAGATTTCAATGCTCATCAGTGCGACATCGCAGCTATTTCAGCTGACAGCGTTGATGATCACGAATCATTCTGCAGCAGCGAAGGGCTTGATTTCACCTTGTTGTCAGACCCTGAAGGAAAGGTCAGTCGTCAGTACGGGTCATGGATGGCTCCTTACTCGTTACGTCATACGTTTTTGATTGATTCTCAAGGTGTTTTACGTGCCCGCTGGACTGGCGTCAGACCCGTTGGCCATGCTCAAGACGTGCTAAACACGTTGATGTCAGAACAGAGTAATTCCATTGCTTAA
- the htpG gene encoding molecular chaperone HtpG, with translation MSVLEQGQIQIHTENIFPIIKKAVYSGHEVFLRELVSNGTDAISKRRMAAMAGDCSEADEGLINITVDREAKTVKISDNGIGMTADEVKKYINQVAFSSAEDFLEKYKQESDAIIGHFGLGFYSSFMVAKEVELITRSARPDSAAVRWVCDGSPAFKLESHDRSEPGTDVILHLMEDELEYLEPARLRTLITQYCDFMPIDVQLEGESVNKRNPAWRRNPREMSDQDYIDLYRYLYPFQGDPLLWVHLNTDYPYTLQGILFFPQSVGRADWEKGDIRLYCNQVYVSDSIKEIVPRYLLPLRGVIDSPDIPLNVSRSALQTDRKVRSIGNFVAKKVADRLKSLKKDQPEEYAKAWDSLAPFVKIGAMEDDKFAEQVSDLILFTTTALWSEDEAEPIKAGDKNYTTLLSYQSRLSDTQSKRILYCTDEVAQAGALSLWRSQGAEVIFAETVIDSQFLPWLEATNDQFKFQRVDAELDESLRDEKPEISDQDGETQSESIRSLIKEALNNDKVTIQVQALKGGEEAPPAMILLPEQMRRMNDMGALMDQRLPGLPDHHVLLINRRHPLVEGLLRLSAGGVLLGSAQSSPSKQLASELALHLYDMARLGVGGLEPSELAGFQTRSAKLMSELVSKGT, from the coding sequence ATGTCGGTGCTTGAACAGGGTCAGATTCAGATCCATACCGAAAACATTTTTCCAATCATCAAGAAGGCCGTTTATTCAGGCCACGAAGTATTTCTGAGAGAATTGGTCAGTAACGGTACCGATGCCATCAGCAAACGCCGCATGGCAGCAATGGCGGGTGATTGTTCTGAGGCAGATGAGGGTCTGATCAACATTACTGTTGATCGAGAAGCAAAAACAGTCAAAATCAGTGATAACGGCATCGGGATGACTGCCGATGAAGTGAAAAAATACATCAATCAAGTGGCCTTTTCCAGCGCAGAGGATTTTTTAGAGAAATACAAACAAGAATCTGATGCCATTATCGGTCATTTTGGCCTTGGATTTTATTCCAGTTTTATGGTGGCCAAGGAGGTTGAGCTGATTACTCGTTCAGCACGTCCCGACAGCGCAGCAGTTCGCTGGGTGTGTGATGGATCTCCTGCATTTAAACTGGAGAGTCACGATAGATCTGAGCCAGGAACTGACGTCATCCTTCATTTAATGGAGGATGAACTGGAGTATCTGGAACCTGCGAGGTTACGCACACTGATCACTCAGTATTGCGACTTCATGCCCATTGATGTTCAACTCGAGGGCGAAAGTGTCAACAAGAGGAACCCAGCCTGGAGAAGAAATCCCAGGGAGATGTCTGATCAGGACTATATCGACCTTTACCGTTACCTCTACCCCTTTCAAGGAGATCCACTACTCTGGGTTCACTTAAATACCGATTACCCCTATACGCTGCAGGGAATTCTTTTCTTCCCTCAATCCGTAGGACGAGCTGATTGGGAAAAGGGCGATATTCGCCTGTACTGCAACCAAGTTTACGTGAGCGATTCAATTAAAGAGATTGTTCCGCGTTACTTACTCCCCCTAAGAGGAGTCATTGACTCTCCAGACATCCCACTGAATGTCAGCAGAAGTGCTCTGCAAACGGATCGAAAAGTTAGATCAATTGGTAATTTTGTTGCCAAAAAAGTGGCTGACAGACTGAAAAGCCTGAAAAAAGACCAACCAGAAGAGTATGCAAAAGCATGGGATTCACTTGCACCATTTGTAAAAATTGGTGCCATGGAAGACGACAAGTTTGCTGAGCAAGTATCAGATCTAATTTTGTTCACTACTACTGCTCTTTGGTCTGAAGACGAAGCAGAACCAATCAAGGCTGGAGATAAAAATTACACAACCTTGTTGTCTTATCAGAGCAGACTCTCAGACACGCAATCCAAGCGGATTTTGTATTGCACTGATGAAGTTGCTCAAGCCGGTGCCCTCTCACTGTGGAGGAGCCAAGGTGCTGAAGTGATCTTTGCAGAGACGGTCATTGACAGTCAATTCCTGCCCTGGCTGGAAGCAACCAACGATCAGTTCAAATTTCAAAGAGTGGATGCAGAGCTGGATGAAAGCTTGCGCGATGAAAAGCCAGAAATCAGTGACCAGGATGGCGAAACGCAGAGTGAATCAATCAGAAGCCTGATCAAGGAGGCACTCAATAACGACAAAGTCACCATTCAGGTCCAGGCACTGAAAGGAGGTGAAGAGGCTCCACCGGCGATGATCCTGCTTCCCGAACAAATGCGACGCATGAATGACATGGGAGCTCTGATGGATCAACGTTTGCCAGGGTTACCTGATCATCACGTACTGCTGATCAACCGCCGTCATCCGCTGGTCGAAGGACTGTTGAGACTGTCCGCAGGTGGTGTGCTTCTGGGCAGCGCGCAATCATCACCCAGCAAACAATTGGCTTCGGAGCTCGCTTTACACCTCTATGACATGGCACGTCTGGGAGTGGGAGGCCTGGAACCCAGTGAATTAGCGGGCTTCCAGACACGTAGCGCCAAACTGATGTCTGAGCTTGTCAGCAAAGGGACCTGA
- a CDS encoding ABC transporter substrate-binding protein gives MVSIVIIASSLIDLSVVARQPDHVSILMPAPFADSTVELVKSFNQQHQGRIHLNVIRGPMETEAISDLAISSLLLGDTPFDGLLMDVTWVPKYAKAGWLEPLDRYFTEEDLNALAAGASKGNHYQDSLMRWPLNADIGLLYWRTDLMNEPPRTPQELESISQKLQSSGSIPYGYVWQGRQYEGLSCVFLEIIDGFGGEWFSPETGRIGLDESAGVAAAQWLDSLIQRGISPRAVTNFSESETLQSFKSGQAAFMRNWPYAWAELQKNDSQVKNKVGIAPMVAQTGHQPAATLGSWGLSLLKGSANPESTVKAFKYLTSEESQRYLYRQYGYTPTQRVIFNDQNLLKTHPSLQAIGQALSYARSRPETPLYAQVSDVLQRKLSGTLTGMTSPTAGMQQAERSTSQVLEAAGAAP, from the coding sequence ATGGTCTCCATCGTCATCATTGCCAGCAGTCTGATTGATCTTTCCGTTGTTGCAAGACAACCAGACCATGTCTCGATATTGATGCCGGCACCTTTTGCTGATTCAACCGTAGAACTAGTTAAAAGTTTTAATCAACAACACCAGGGTCGTATTCATCTCAATGTGATCAGAGGCCCTATGGAAACTGAGGCAATCTCAGACTTGGCAATCAGCAGTCTTTTATTGGGTGATACACCATTTGACGGACTGCTGATGGACGTGACCTGGGTGCCGAAATATGCAAAGGCGGGCTGGCTCGAACCGCTTGACAGATATTTCACTGAGGAAGATCTGAATGCTCTCGCGGCAGGTGCCAGCAAAGGAAACCACTATCAGGACTCTCTGATGCGCTGGCCACTGAATGCAGATATTGGCCTTCTCTATTGGCGCACAGATCTAATGAATGAGCCCCCTCGGACTCCACAAGAACTCGAGAGCATCAGCCAAAAACTCCAATCAAGCGGCAGCATTCCCTATGGATATGTATGGCAAGGCAGGCAATATGAAGGATTAAGTTGTGTATTTCTAGAGATTATTGACGGTTTCGGTGGTGAATGGTTTTCACCGGAAACTGGAAGAATCGGACTCGATGAATCAGCAGGAGTTGCTGCTGCGCAATGGCTCGATAGCCTGATCCAACGAGGAATTAGTCCACGAGCTGTCACCAACTTCTCCGAGTCTGAGACATTACAGAGCTTCAAGTCTGGTCAGGCGGCTTTCATGCGCAACTGGCCCTACGCATGGGCTGAATTACAAAAAAATGACAGTCAGGTTAAAAATAAGGTTGGCATCGCCCCGATGGTGGCTCAAACGGGTCATCAACCTGCAGCAACCTTAGGAAGTTGGGGACTGAGTCTTTTAAAGGGGTCTGCAAATCCTGAGTCAACCGTTAAAGCATTTAAATATCTCACTAGTGAGGAATCTCAGCGGTATCTATATCGTCAATACGGCTATACACCAACTCAGAGAGTGATCTTCAATGATCAGAACTTGTTGAAAACGCATCCATCCCTGCAAGCCATTGGTCAAGCTTTGTCCTATGCCCGCTCCAGACCAGAGACTCCACTTTACGCGCAGGTGAGTGATGTTTTGCAGCGAAAATTAAGTGGAACACTCACAGGCATGACTTCCCCTACAGCAGGAATGCAACAAGCAGAGCGATCAACGAGTCAAGTGCTTGAAGCAGCAGGAGCAGCGCCCTGA
- the rpmB gene encoding 50S ribosomal protein L28: MSRVCQLTGTRANNGMAVSHSHIRTKKLQQANLQQRRLWWAEGNRWVNLRITTRALKTIQKKGLGAYAKSLGIDLAKV, translated from the coding sequence ATGTCTCGGGTGTGTCAGCTCACTGGTACGCGTGCCAATAACGGAATGGCAGTGAGCCACTCCCACATCAGAACGAAAAAGCTGCAACAGGCCAACTTGCAGCAGCGACGACTCTGGTGGGCAGAAGGCAACCGTTGGGTGAATCTTCGGATCACAACCCGCGCCCTGAAGACCATTCAGAAGAAAGGACTAGGTGCCTACGCCAAATCACTTGGCATTGATTTGGCCAAAGTCTGA
- a CDS encoding carbohydrate ABC transporter permease encodes MKAARFVIIALLIWSLGPLAWQLYTSFCTDQALVTPFASLDQRWTLAHYESVLNSNPSFIHYLFNSFFAGSVSTVFTLILAIPASYSLSKLGQRSALLIKCLLIGCALFPYVLLFLALLEIARYLQLGNSLIALAIPYAALSQPLAVLLLTNAFSDLPPELEDAARVEGLSVLQRFRWVLLPLISPAIASTAILVFLFSWNEYPIALTWISDSDQLTLPVAMARIAGSSIHSVPYGPYAAATVIGSIPLIILVMVFQKAIVSGLTTGAVKG; translated from the coding sequence ATGAAAGCAGCACGATTCGTAATTATCGCTCTATTGATCTGGTCACTTGGCCCTTTGGCCTGGCAGCTTTACACCTCATTTTGTACTGATCAAGCACTCGTCACCCCATTTGCTTCACTTGATCAGCGCTGGACACTCGCTCATTATGAAAGTGTTCTGAACAGTAATCCATCTTTCATTCACTATCTCTTTAATAGTTTTTTTGCAGGCAGTGTGTCTACAGTATTTACACTTATATTGGCGATTCCTGCTAGTTATAGCCTTAGCAAACTTGGGCAACGTAGTGCACTATTAATCAAATGTCTGTTGATTGGTTGCGCATTATTCCCCTATGTCCTGCTCTTTTTAGCACTGCTAGAAATCGCCCGATATCTTCAACTGGGAAATAGTCTGATTGCACTTGCGATTCCCTATGCAGCGCTATCGCAACCCCTGGCGGTTCTCTTGCTCACCAATGCATTTTCTGATCTTCCTCCAGAGCTCGAGGATGCTGCCAGAGTTGAAGGATTAAGCGTTCTTCAACGGTTTCGTTGGGTCTTGCTTCCGCTGATCTCTCCAGCCATTGCCAGCACAGCGATTCTTGTTTTTCTGTTCTCGTGGAATGAATACCCAATCGCACTCACTTGGATCAGCGACTCAGATCAATTGACACTTCCAGTAGCGATGGCAAGAATTGCTGGCTCTTCCATTCATTCAGTTCCTTACGGCCCTTATGCAGCAGCTACAGTGATTGGGTCAATCCCCCTCATCATTTTGGTGATGGTTTTCCAGAAAGCGATTGTTTCAGGCTTAACCACTGGAGCTGTTAAGGGATGA
- a CDS encoding ABC transporter ATP-binding protein has product MTLELKQVGRSINNQWIVENLTMSVADNECLALVGPSGCGKSTTLRLIAGLDPVSTGSIHVSGRDITTLSPAERNVGMVFQSYALLPHLNVFENLELGLRIRGVSKRERTSKIRQVLELVQLWNRANNRPAELSGGQRQRVALARALLREPDVYLLDEPMSNLDAQLREDIRPELRRLVLEQRKPTIYVTHDQHEAMAMAQRIAVLHEGKIEQIDTPYNLYHNPCSLFVARFIGRPQINCLHDESGHLRGVRPESIRFSDSGLSGKLQSREWLGNSQLLFLETKQGVIRMMAPPEQTIPEQIRLTWRSEEEILFNAETGLRLSR; this is encoded by the coding sequence ATGACACTTGAACTTAAGCAGGTCGGTCGAAGTATCAACAACCAATGGATTGTTGAAAACTTGACGATGTCGGTCGCAGACAATGAATGTCTCGCTCTCGTTGGACCCAGTGGTTGCGGGAAAAGCACAACATTGCGCTTAATTGCCGGGCTGGATCCTGTCAGTACGGGCTCCATTCACGTCAGTGGTCGTGACATCACAACTCTGTCACCTGCCGAGCGAAATGTTGGAATGGTTTTTCAAAGCTATGCACTGCTTCCGCACTTGAATGTATTTGAAAACCTCGAACTTGGTTTGCGAATTCGTGGCGTATCAAAGCGCGAGAGAACATCGAAAATCAGACAGGTTCTTGAGCTTGTGCAACTTTGGAATCGTGCCAACAACCGCCCTGCTGAGCTCTCAGGTGGACAGCGTCAAAGAGTTGCTTTAGCTCGGGCACTGCTCAGAGAGCCTGACGTTTATCTTCTTGATGAACCGATGAGCAATCTGGATGCACAACTAAGGGAAGATATTCGTCCCGAACTTCGCAGACTTGTCTTAGAGCAAAGAAAACCAACCATCTATGTGACTCATGACCAACATGAAGCCATGGCAATGGCACAACGGATCGCTGTGCTTCATGAGGGAAAAATCGAACAGATCGATACTCCATATAATCTTTATCACAATCCTTGCAGCCTTTTCGTTGCTCGATTTATCGGTCGACCTCAAATCAATTGTCTTCACGACGAGTCCGGTCATTTACGTGGCGTGAGACCAGAATCCATTCGTTTTTCTGATTCAGGATTATCAGGCAAGCTTCAATCGAGAGAATGGCTTGGCAATTCTCAATTGTTGTTCCTGGAAACAAAACAAGGAGTGATTCGAATGATGGCACCACCAGAACAGACCATTCCAGAACAGATCAGATTGACATGGCGATCTGAAGAAGAAATCCTATTCAATGCTGAAACAGGTCTTCGATTAAGCCGATAG
- a CDS encoding ATP phosphoribosyltransferase regulatory subunit, with translation MALQPASGVRDLNPQQVQRNQELRETLAGVFCLWGFEEVTPPRIERMDTLKAGGAIDSRDIVRLVSDEPLGLRPELTASIARAACTRLLERQRPLRLWSCGTVFESRTADEGGQCIEENLHCGVELFGGLGVESELELFSLLLASLKSLSLDKIHQPRLLIGHTSLMELLLEPFELRQRNQIRACLSQYDRLGLQELGLANDAHDNLAYWLDRRGTPQEILHALDEQYPNQEVLKQLVRLFTHLLPLAEDSGLQLQLDPTFQPHYELYDGILLQLVCQGNSAPVVIARGGRYDSLVKRLGGEGAEATGLGFSYCVDDIRNLPGDSVTTTHEETATLICYGPTQTLETALQRQMELHQQGRISVLDHRACEDHAEAMNRLKQSGCDSLEWIDP, from the coding sequence ATGGCCCTGCAACCCGCCTCAGGCGTGAGAGATCTCAATCCTCAGCAGGTTCAACGCAACCAGGAACTCAGGGAAACCCTGGCCGGGGTGTTTTGTCTTTGGGGATTCGAAGAAGTCACGCCTCCCAGGATTGAACGAATGGACACTCTCAAGGCGGGAGGGGCTATCGACAGCCGCGACATCGTTCGACTTGTTTCGGATGAACCACTGGGACTGAGACCGGAGCTGACAGCCTCCATCGCCAGAGCTGCCTGCACAAGGCTGCTAGAGCGTCAGCGACCACTGAGACTCTGGAGTTGCGGAACGGTCTTCGAATCCAGAACGGCCGATGAAGGAGGTCAGTGCATTGAGGAGAACCTCCATTGCGGTGTTGAGCTCTTTGGAGGTCTGGGGGTTGAGTCGGAACTCGAATTGTTCAGTCTTTTATTGGCATCGCTAAAAAGCCTGAGCCTGGACAAGATCCATCAACCGAGGCTGTTGATCGGGCATACAAGCTTGATGGAACTGTTGTTGGAACCATTCGAATTGAGGCAGAGAAACCAGATCCGTGCCTGCCTCAGTCAGTACGACCGTCTTGGACTGCAAGAGCTGGGATTAGCAAACGATGCCCATGACAATTTGGCCTACTGGCTCGACCGAAGAGGCACCCCCCAGGAGATCCTCCACGCTTTGGATGAGCAATATCCGAATCAAGAGGTGCTGAAACAGCTAGTGAGACTGTTCACGCATCTGCTTCCACTTGCTGAGGATTCGGGACTGCAACTGCAACTTGACCCAACATTTCAACCTCATTACGAGCTTTATGACGGCATCTTGCTGCAGCTGGTCTGCCAGGGAAACTCGGCTCCAGTGGTCATTGCTCGGGGCGGAAGATACGACTCACTGGTCAAGAGACTTGGCGGTGAAGGCGCTGAAGCAACAGGTCTGGGATTCAGCTACTGCGTCGATGACATCAGGAATCTTCCAGGAGATTCCGTCACCACCACCCATGAAGAGACCGCGACACTGATCTGTTACGGGCCCACGCAAACTCTGGAGACGGCACTACAACGTCAAATGGAACTCCATCAGCAAGGGAGGATCAGTGTGCTGGATCATCGTGCGTGTGAGGATCATGCCGAAGCGATGAATCGCCTGAAACAGTCAGGCTGCGACAGCCTCGAGTGGATCGATCCCTAA
- a CDS encoding inositol monophosphatase family protein, translated as MTQQHLDCGAAAADAGLTPMKLEELSQVAKATAALGGSILMQHYGQLVSIRQKARAGDLITDADLAAEQAVLTGLSEATPEIPVLAEESGAQGDVSELCWCVDPLDGTTNFAHGYPFFATSIGLLWRGLPILGAVAVPFLQEVFWCCPGMGAFLNDQRIEVSNCSTLEDSLLVTGFAYDRRERLDNNYAEFCRLTHQTRGVRRGGAAAVDLAYVAAGRLDGYWERGLSPWDLTAGAALVVIAGGEVSDYRAQNYDVSSGRILATGPGLHTALQRELEGIEPLAERLYAN; from the coding sequence ATGACGCAACAACATCTGGATTGCGGTGCAGCTGCCGCAGATGCCGGCCTGACGCCGATGAAACTTGAAGAACTCAGTCAGGTCGCTAAAGCAACAGCCGCCCTAGGTGGATCGATACTGATGCAGCACTACGGGCAACTCGTCTCAATCCGTCAAAAAGCAAGGGCTGGAGACCTGATCACCGATGCCGATCTGGCTGCTGAGCAGGCTGTGCTGACTGGTCTTAGTGAGGCAACCCCTGAGATTCCCGTGCTGGCCGAGGAATCCGGTGCACAGGGTGATGTGTCAGAGCTCTGCTGGTGTGTTGATCCACTCGATGGCACGACAAATTTCGCGCATGGCTATCCCTTTTTCGCCACATCCATCGGCTTGCTGTGGAGAGGTCTTCCGATCCTCGGAGCGGTGGCTGTCCCTTTTTTGCAAGAGGTGTTCTGGTGCTGTCCTGGTATGGGAGCGTTCCTCAATGATCAACGCATCGAGGTGAGCAACTGCTCAACACTGGAAGACAGCCTTCTGGTCACGGGATTTGCTTATGACCGAAGGGAACGCTTGGACAACAACTACGCGGAGTTCTGCCGCTTAACCCATCAGACAAGAGGTGTAAGACGCGGTGGAGCCGCAGCTGTTGATCTGGCCTATGTGGCTGCAGGGCGACTCGACGGCTACTGGGAGCGAGGCCTTTCTCCCTGGGATCTGACAGCTGGCGCTGCATTGGTGGTGATCGCAGGTGGAGAGGTCAGTGATTACCGAGCCCAGAATTACGACGTGTCATCGGGTCGAATTCTCGCCACCGGACCTGGACTTCATACCGCTCTGCAGAGGGAACTCGAAGGCATCGAGCCTCTCGCAGAGCGGCTTTATGCAAACTGA
- a CDS encoding carbohydrate ABC transporter permease — protein MPLLLLLIPSLLLLISVFALPLFRYGWLSFHADSVMTGLMAIPNQGANWQRFIHDGRYWQDLLQTLRFAFVSVTAEIVLGLIIALILNQPLRKRALIRSSSLIPWALPTTVMALGWRWIFNTPYGPIDRLMQSALGRSLNALGEPSIAWITTVYADIWKTTPFVALILLAGLQTIPSDLYEAAKLEGASSWICLRRITIPLLLPYMGLALVFRLAQAFGVFDLVQVMTGGGPASSTESIALYAYWNALRFLDFGYSATIMIGSFVILSSLILIAWLVITLVRNRAAGAYAK, from the coding sequence ATGCCTTTGCTCCTCTTACTGATTCCATCCCTGCTCTTGCTGATTTCGGTATTTGCACTGCCGCTCTTTCGCTACGGATGGCTCAGCTTCCATGCCGATTCCGTGATGACGGGTTTGATGGCCATCCCCAATCAGGGTGCCAACTGGCAGCGGTTCATTCATGACGGCCGCTACTGGCAAGACCTACTCCAGACGCTCCGCTTCGCCTTTGTCTCAGTAACGGCTGAAATCGTACTCGGCTTGATCATTGCCTTGATTCTCAATCAGCCATTGCGAAAGCGAGCCCTGATCAGATCATCCTCATTAATTCCATGGGCCTTACCTACAACAGTGATGGCTCTTGGCTGGAGATGGATCTTTAATACCCCCTATGGCCCCATTGACCGACTGATGCAATCGGCATTGGGACGATCGCTCAATGCTCTTGGAGAACCATCGATTGCATGGATTACTACCGTCTACGCGGACATCTGGAAAACAACGCCGTTCGTGGCACTGATTCTGCTTGCTGGCCTGCAGACCATTCCTTCTGATCTCTACGAAGCCGCAAAACTGGAAGGAGCAAGTTCCTGGATTTGCTTGCGTCGTATCACGATTCCTCTGCTGCTTCCTTACATGGGCCTTGCACTGGTGTTCCGTCTTGCTCAGGCCTTCGGAGTCTTTGATCTGGTGCAGGTGATGACGGGAGGCGGTCCTGCCAGCAGCACGGAAAGCATTGCTCTCTATGCCTATTGGAACGCTCTACGTTTTCTTGACTTTGGATACAGCGCCACCATCATGATTGGCAGCTTCGTGATTCTCAGTTCACTGATTTTGATTGCATGGCTCGTGATCACGTTGGTGCGAAATCGGGCTGCAGGAGCCTACGCAAAATGA
- a CDS encoding indolepyruvate ferredoxin oxidoreductase subunit alpha, with amino-acid sequence MAHTIVTDVCEGAGDCVEACPVACITPGNGENSKGTEYYWIDFETCINCSVCLQICPIEGAILPEERSDLQRPQTL; translated from the coding sequence ATGGCTCACACAATCGTGACCGATGTCTGCGAAGGAGCGGGCGATTGCGTCGAAGCCTGTCCTGTCGCTTGCATCACACCTGGCAACGGTGAAAACTCAAAGGGAACTGAGTACTACTGGATCGATTTCGAAACCTGCATTAACTGCAGCGTCTGCCTGCAGATCTGCCCCATCGAAGGGGCGATACTGCCTGAGGAACGATCAGACCTCCAACGTCCCCAGACGCTCTGA
- the ggpS gene encoding glucosylglycerol-phosphate synthase codes for MDLNIGSSNFIILYHRTPFDEAKDETGERVWRDQKSPNGIIPTLRNLFRDRDNGTWIAWRQVNDLANAEDERISMNEPASFTLRRIPLEQEQISSFYHVTSKESFWPILHTFPNYFDVNNTDWSIFEEVNQRFADAACAEAAPGATVWVHDYNLWLVPGYIRSKRSDLKIAFFHHTPFPSSDVFSILPWRKQIVESLLSCDVVGFHIPRYTENFARAANCLLGVEKGEKQDVPLRFLGCGSALTEPSETPWLNYRGRKVRLLSSPVGTSPDVIQALTKDSHVRHLSERIDEDTKKGRKLILSASRVDYTKGNEELLLAFERLLERRPELHGKVVLMLACVAAASGMRIYEDTQRLIEETAGRINGRFSKMDWVPIRFSTRRIPYEEMVAWFSQADICWITPLRDGLNLVAKEYAAARKGQAGVLVLSEFTGASVILDGAVLTNPYSHKQMDTAIDTAIDMPASEQIERMEKMSSAVEAFTVSDWADEQMGALETQE; via the coding sequence ATGGATCTGAACATAGGCAGCAGCAATTTTATTATTCTTTATCATCGGACACCATTTGATGAAGCAAAAGACGAAACAGGAGAGCGAGTTTGGCGTGACCAAAAAAGTCCGAATGGGATCATCCCAACCCTGAGAAATTTATTCAGAGACAGAGACAACGGAACCTGGATTGCTTGGCGTCAGGTCAATGACCTAGCCAATGCAGAAGACGAAAGAATCTCGATGAACGAACCAGCGTCATTCACGTTGAGACGAATACCGCTCGAACAAGAGCAAATTTCAAGTTTTTATCACGTCACTTCCAAGGAATCATTCTGGCCAATTTTACATACCTTCCCTAACTACTTCGACGTTAACAATACTGATTGGAGTATTTTCGAAGAGGTTAATCAACGTTTTGCAGATGCAGCTTGCGCAGAAGCGGCTCCTGGCGCAACTGTATGGGTTCATGATTACAACCTTTGGCTTGTTCCTGGATATATTCGCAGCAAGCGCTCAGATCTTAAAATCGCATTTTTTCATCACACACCATTCCCAAGTAGTGATGTATTTTCGATTCTTCCCTGGCGAAAGCAAATCGTAGAAAGCCTACTCAGTTGCGACGTCGTTGGATTTCATATTCCCCGCTACACAGAGAATTTTGCAAGGGCAGCGAATTGTCTTTTAGGTGTAGAAAAAGGTGAAAAACAAGATGTTCCGCTTCGATTTCTTGGTTGTGGATCGGCATTAACGGAGCCATCTGAAACCCCATGGCTTAACTATCGAGGACGGAAGGTACGTCTTCTGTCGTCTCCAGTCGGAACATCTCCAGACGTGATTCAGGCGCTCACGAAAGATTCGCATGTTCGTCATTTATCAGAGCGAATTGATGAAGATACCAAGAAAGGACGGAAGCTCATCCTTTCCGCGAGCAGAGTTGATTACACGAAAGGAAACGAAGAGTTATTGTTGGCATTCGAACGACTGCTTGAACGCCGACCAGAACTGCACGGAAAAGTGGTATTGATGCTGGCCTGTGTTGCTGCAGCTTCAGGAATGAGGATCTATGAAGATACCCAGCGACTGATTGAGGAAACAGCTGGTCGTATCAACGGACGTTTCAGCAAAATGGATTGGGTTCCAATTCGATTTTCAACGCGCAGAATTCCCTATGAAGAAATGGTCGCCTGGTTTTCACAAGCAGACATCTGTTGGATCACCCCACTGCGTGACGGTCTCAATCTGGTAGCCAAGGAATATGCCGCCGCAAGGAAAGGGCAGGCTGGAGTACTCGTACTTTCTGAATTTACAGGGGCTTCAGTGATTCTCGATGGTGCAGTTCTGACCAACCCTTATTCGCACAAACAGATGGATACAGCGATTGATACAGCAATTGATATGCCTGCCTCAGAACAAATCGAAAGGATGGAGAAAATGAGTTCAGCAGTTGAGGCATTCACGGTATCGGACTGGGCCGATGAGCAGATGGGTGCGCTCGAAACCCAGGAGTAA